One Phaseolus vulgaris cultivar G19833 chromosome 11, P. vulgaris v2.0, whole genome shotgun sequence genomic window carries:
- the LOC137824623 gene encoding dof zinc finger protein DOF2.1 produces MDPSTGQHQQMSNQSLENMLACSKAQQERKPRPQPEQALKCPRCDSTNTKFCYYNNYSLSQPRYFCKSCRRYWTKGGTLRNVPVGGGCRKNKRSSSSSTSKRIQDQGFTPNPNNPLTGLPSLSYDSSDLTLALARLQKQSCGQLGYDEHDFSILGNHTSTPCDILGNPGMHHSSTNPGFMDSLRSGFLGTQSNIQNLYYGYGNGDMGEVDNGNACGGVSGEMMLPYDQEMSVATTQAVTVTTMKQELCNAREQSESRVLWGFPWQLNGDTNMGELDSGRANWNGLTSSWHGLLNSPLM; encoded by the exons ATGGATCCTTCTACTGGACAACACCAG CAAATGTCTAACCAGTCATTGGAGAACATGTTGGCATGTTCAAAAGCACAGCAGGAGAGGAAGCCAAGGCCTCAGCCAGAACAAGCTCTAAAGTGCCCCAGATGTGACTCCACCAACACCAAATTTTGTTACTACAACAATTATAGCCTTTCCCAGCCAAGGTATTTCTGCAAGTCTTGCAGGAGATATTGGACCAAAGGAGGAACACTGAGGAATGTTCCTGTGGGAGgagggtgcaggaagaacaagaggtcatcatcatcttcaacaTCAAAGAGAATCCAAGATCAAGGATTCAcacccaatccaaacaacccgCTCACTGGCCTTCCTTCATTGTCTTATGACTCCAGCGACCTCACTCTTGCATTAGCAAGGCTGCAAAAGCAGTCATGTGGGCAATTGGGTTATGATGAGCATGACTTTTCAATTTTGGGGAACCACACAAGCACCCCATGTGATATCCTTGGCAACCCTGGCATGCACCACTCTTCCACAAACCCAGGTTTCATGGATTCGCTTAGAAGTGGATTCCTTGGAACCCAAAGTAATATTCAGAATCTGTACTATGGATATGGGAATGGGGACATGGGGGAGGTGGACAATGGCAATGCTTGTGGTGGGGTTAGTGGAGAGATGATGCTGCCTTATGATCAAGAAATGAGTGTTGCCACCACCCAAGCAGTGACAGTCACTACCATGAAACAAGAACTTTGCAATGCAAGGGAACAAAGTGAGAGTAGGGTGTTGTGGGGCTTCCCATGGCAACTCAATGGAGATACCAACATGGGTGAGCTTGACTCAGGAAGAGCTAATTGGAATGGTCTCACCTCATCTTGGCATGGACTTCTCAATAGTCCACTAATGTAG
- the LOC137819056 gene encoding interactor of constitutive active ROPs 3, which produces MQTPKTRSGSSEMPQKVSPRAVRQLRPTTVDIDSVSSSSQANKSAKERSPKVTDRRSPRSPVIERKRPSKISELESQISQLQNDLKKVMDQLVVSESSKRQAQQDALESKEQLLALSAKFEESQKHVLDLCAAGEGRVLELQKIIDERDMACQSELEASKKQLSVESAALASAMNEIQILQTELELVANCESVQSQQAESADTELLNLKQNLSEALSLVDTMKSQLRDYKESEAQAQALVNETMLQREAAKTTIEILRADVAKAVDGYNTIALELDQSKARVNSLEALVSILQTDSISNKFEHQPEILKEGEDSNDLEAEVVYLKSEVGRLQSAVETAETKSQEEKIQSTVQIRSAYEMVEQIKSETAKREGELEAELKRKKAEIEELKANLMDKETELQGIVEENENLNLKLQESMSSKNEHELKRETKRLEECVAELKSDMMDKETTLPSISEENEMLKMEINKFSDGGKVSEEVAAEVEGAKAAEREALMKLGIVMEEADRSNKKAARVAEQLEAAQAANLEMEAELRRLKVQSDQWRKAAEAAAAMLSSGNNGKLTERTVSLDNSYKCSPYAEDMDDDFQRKKNGNMLKKFGVLWKRPQK; this is translated from the exons ATGCAGACACCAAAGACAAG AAGTGGATCCTCTGAGATGCCTCAGAAGGTGTCTCCTCGTGCTGTGCGCCAACTCAGGCCTACTACTGTGGACATTGATTCTGTATCTTCTTCAAGTCAGGCCAATAAATCAGCAAAGGAGAGAAGCCCCAAAGTCACTGATCGCAGATCACCCCGAAGCCCAGTTATTGAG AGGAAGCGCCCCAGCAAAATATCTGAATTGGAATCTCAAATTTCTCAACTCCAAAATGATTTGAAGAAGGTGATGGATCAGCTTGTTGTGTCTGAATCAAGCAAGAGGCAAGCTCAGCAAGATGCCCTGGAGTCCAAGGAGCAACTATTAGCTCTATCTGCGAAATTCGAAGAGTCACAAAAACACGTTCTGGATCTTTGTGCTGCTGGAGAAGGTCGTGTTCTTGAGCTGCAGAAAATTATAGATGAGCGTGATATGGCATGCCAATCTGAACTTGAGGCCTCCAAAAAGCAGCTCTCAGTTGAGTCTGCTGCCTTGGCCTCAGCAATGAACGAAATTCAGATTCTCCAGACCGAACTTGAATTGGTAGCTAATTGTGAGAGTGTACAATCTCAACAAGCAGAATCAGCAGACACAGAGCTACTAAACCTGAAGCAGAACTTGTCTGAAGCTCTTTCTCTTGTGGACACCATGAAAAGCCAACTAAGGGATTACAAAGAATCTGAAGCTCAGGCCCAAGCATTGGTCAATGAAACCATGTTGCAACGTGAGGCTGCAAAAACAACTATTGAGATCCTAAGGGCAGATGTTGCAAAAGCTGTTGATGGCTACAACACTATTGCTTTGGAGTTAGACCAGTCCAAAGCACGGGTAAACTCACTAGAGGCACTTGTTAGCATACTTCAGACAGATTCCATCAGTAACAAATTTGAACACCAACCTGAAATATTGAAAGAGGGAGAGGATTCTAATGATCTAGAAGCAGAAGTTGTGTATTTGAAGTCTGAGGTTGGACGCCTGCAATCTGCTGTAGAGACTGCTGAGACTAAATCCCAAGAAGAAAAGATTCAAAGCACGGTGCAGATCAGGAGTGCATATGAGATGGTGGAGCAGATAAAATCTGAAACTGCTAAGAGGGAAGGTGAGCTAGAGGCTGAGTTGAAAAGGAAGAAAGCTGAAATCGAAGAGTTGAAGGCTAACCTAATGGATAAGGAAACTGAGTTACAAGGCATTGTGGAGGAGAATGAGAACTTGAACCTCAAGCTTCAAGAGAGCATGTCATCCAAAAATGAGCATGAACTCAAAAGGGAAACTAAAAGACTAGAAGAATGTGTGGCTGAACTGAAGTCAGATATGATGGACAAGGAGACTACACTGCCAAGCATATCTGAGGAGAATGAAATGCTGAAGATGGAAATCAACAAGTTCTCAGATGGTGGCAAAGTGAGTGAGGAAGTTGCAGCTGAGGTAGAGGGAGCTAAGGCCGCGGAACGAGAGGCTCTCATGAAACTTGGGATTGTGATGGAGGAAGCAGATAGGAGCAACAAGAAGGCTGCAAGAGTGGCTGAGCAGCTAGAAGCAGCACAAGCAGCAAATTTAGAAATGGAAGCAGAACTGAGAAGACTAAAGGTGCAGTCTGATCAGTGGAGGAAGGCTGCAGAGGCTGCTGCTGCTATGCTTTCATCAGGAAACAATGGGAAACTCACAGAGAGAACTGTGTCTCTGGATAACAGCTACAAGTGCTCACCCTATGCTGAAGACATGGATGATGACTTCCAGAGAAAGAAAAATGGCAACATGCTGAAGAAATTCGGGGTCTTATGGAAGAGGCCTCAAAAATAG